From one Ferrovibrio sp. MS7 genomic stretch:
- a CDS encoding response regulator transcription factor, whose product MTQKNTIQKILVIDDEAPIRRFLRTGLSVHGYDVAEAESGQEGLRLAAASPPDLVVLDLQLGDMDGLDVLNRLREWSAVPVFILSVRNREVEKVRAFELGADDYVVKPFGMAEFVARVKALMRRRKADAVTGEPVFNVGELAIDMAHRVVSMRGEPVRLSPKEYKLLSQLALHAGKVLTHDQLLRHVWGAAHAEDVHYLRIFMRKLRQKIEPDPTRPRYIATELGVGYRLLTADQAQLAR is encoded by the coding sequence ATGACCCAGAAGAATACGATCCAGAAAATCCTGGTGATCGACGACGAAGCGCCGATCCGCCGTTTCCTGCGCACCGGCCTGTCGGTGCACGGTTACGATGTCGCCGAAGCCGAATCCGGCCAGGAAGGCTTGCGACTCGCCGCCGCCTCGCCACCCGACCTGGTGGTACTGGATTTGCAACTTGGCGACATGGACGGCCTGGATGTGCTGAACCGCCTGCGCGAATGGAGCGCGGTGCCGGTCTTCATCCTCTCGGTACGCAACCGCGAGGTGGAGAAAGTACGGGCCTTCGAACTCGGCGCCGACGATTACGTGGTGAAGCCATTCGGCATGGCGGAATTCGTCGCTCGCGTGAAGGCACTGATGCGCCGGCGCAAGGCCGATGCGGTGACCGGCGAGCCGGTATTCAATGTCGGCGAACTGGCCATCGACATGGCACACCGCGTGGTATCGATGCGCGGCGAGCCGGTGCGGCTCTCGCCCAAGGAATACAAGCTGCTGAGCCAGCTTGCGCTACATGCCGGCAAGGTGCTGACCCATGACCAGCTCTTGCGCCATGTCTGGGGCGCTGCCCATGCCGAAGATGTGCATTACCTGCGCATCTTCATGCGCAAGCTGCGCCAGAAGATCGAACCCGATCCGACCCGCCCGCGCTACATCGCCACCGAACTCGGCGTTGGCTACCGGCTGCTGACTGCCGATCAGGCTCAGCTTGCGCGCTGA
- the arfB gene encoding alternative ribosome rescue aminoacyl-tRNA hydrolase ArfB yields the protein MIQVTQRIALRDDEIQLSFIRASGPGGQNVNKVSSAVQLRFDAKGSPSLPEEVRAKLLTLAGQRLTNDGVIVLTAQAHRSQERNREDAIARLVDLIRQATHKPKPRRATKPTKGSQQRRMDSKAKRGNVKANRGRPNLD from the coding sequence ATGATCCAGGTGACGCAGCGGATTGCGCTCCGCGACGACGAAATCCAGTTGAGCTTCATCCGTGCTTCCGGGCCGGGCGGGCAGAATGTCAATAAGGTATCGTCGGCCGTGCAGTTGCGCTTCGATGCCAAGGGCTCGCCTTCATTGCCCGAGGAGGTGCGTGCCAAGCTGCTCACCCTGGCGGGTCAGCGGCTGACCAATGACGGCGTCATCGTCCTCACCGCGCAGGCACACCGCAGTCAGGAGCGTAACCGCGAGGACGCGATTGCCCGCCTCGTTGACCTGATCCGTCAGGCGACGCACAAGCCGAAGCCACGCCGCGCCACCAAGCCGACCAAGGGCTCGCAGCAGCGGCGCATGGATTCAAAGGCGAAGCGCGGCAACGTGAAAGCCAACCGCGGCCGCCCGAATCTGGATTAG
- the eno gene encoding phosphopyruvate hydratase, with amino-acid sequence MSARQIVTVQGRRVWDSRGRPTVEADVTLADGSSGRGIAPAGASRGRHEAIDLRDGGVVFGGFDVGQAVAHVNGVLADAVRGLDAGDQATVDAALCAADGTPNKARLGGNAVIAVSLAVLQAAAVAEKLPLWRYLAGDADVALPLPEIQIFGGGAHAARRVDIQDFMVMPLGAQSFDEAMVITAEIYRAAGKLMADAGKLAGVADEGGFWPSFESNEQALDMLTRAIEAAGYRPGEGAAISLDIAASEFHDGRDYVLGLEHRRLATPEMIDMLLGWLGRYPIVSIEDPVAETDAEGMRAFTRAVRGRCQVIGDDYLVSNAARTAAAIAGGDCTAVLLKPNQAGTVSETAATMRVAKAAGWGRIVSARSGETEDVSIAHLSTGWNAGQLKVGSFARSERMAKWNEVLRIEEAMGSRARFWGRAALAFG; translated from the coding sequence ATGAGCGCGAGACAGATCGTTACGGTGCAGGGCCGGCGGGTGTGGGATTCGCGCGGTCGGCCAACCGTGGAGGCGGACGTGACGCTCGCCGATGGCAGCAGCGGGCGCGGCATTGCGCCGGCCGGCGCCTCGCGCGGGCGGCATGAGGCCATCGATCTGCGCGATGGCGGTGTGGTGTTCGGCGGCTTCGATGTCGGCCAGGCGGTGGCGCATGTGAACGGCGTTCTCGCCGATGCCGTGCGCGGCCTCGATGCGGGTGACCAGGCGACTGTGGATGCGGCGCTCTGTGCCGCAGATGGCACGCCGAACAAGGCACGGCTTGGCGGCAATGCGGTGATCGCCGTATCGCTGGCGGTGCTGCAGGCAGCAGCCGTGGCCGAGAAGCTGCCGCTTTGGCGCTATCTCGCCGGCGATGCCGATGTGGCTTTGCCGCTGCCTGAGATCCAGATTTTCGGCGGCGGCGCCCATGCGGCACGGCGTGTCGATATCCAGGATTTCATGGTCATGCCGCTCGGCGCGCAGAGTTTCGACGAAGCCATGGTGATCACGGCTGAAATCTACCGCGCCGCCGGCAAGCTGATGGCGGATGCCGGCAAGCTCGCCGGCGTCGCGGACGAGGGCGGCTTCTGGCCCAGCTTCGAGTCGAACGAGCAGGCGCTCGACATGCTGACCCGCGCCATTGAGGCGGCCGGCTACCGGCCCGGCGAGGGCGCGGCGATTTCGCTGGATATCGCGGCCTCCGAATTTCATGATGGCCGGGATTACGTGCTTGGACTCGAGCACCGCCGGCTGGCGACGCCGGAAATGATCGACATGCTGCTCGGCTGGCTCGGACGCTACCCCATCGTTTCGATTGAAGACCCGGTGGCGGAAACCGACGCGGAAGGCATGCGGGCCTTCACCAGGGCAGTACGCGGCCGCTGCCAGGTGATCGGCGATGATTACCTGGTGAGCAATGCCGCGCGCACGGCAGCCGCGATTGCCGGCGGTGACTGCACCGCTGTACTGCTGAAGCCGAACCAGGCCGGTACAGTGAGCGAAACCGCCGCCACCATGCGCGTGGCGAAAGCCGCCGGCTGGGGCCGTATCGTCTCGGCGCGCTCGGGCGAGACAGAGGACGTTTCCATCGCCCATCTCAGCACTGGCTGGAATGCCGGCCAGCTTAAAGTCGGCTCCTTCGCGCGCTCCGAACGCATGGCGAAGTGGAACGAGGTGCTGCGTATCGAGGAAGCCATGGGCAGCCGGGCGCGCTTCTGGGGCCGCGCTGCCCTGGCCTTCGGGTGA
- a CDS encoding phosphotransferase: MIPAEIVVGLSNMGLGRPLSGEPLTGGVSSDIWRIELESGPVCVKRALPKLRVAADWQAPVERNRYEARWMQVAASAAPAAVPALLGQDEATGCLAMAYLPAEQHPLWKAQLRDGLADADFAAAVAGKLVAIHAATANSAAIAADFPTDRIFFDIRLDPYLGATGRAHGDLAACFQALIATTQGNKRALVHGDVSPKNILAGPVGPVFLDAECAWYGDPAFDLAFCLNHLLLKSLWNRAAHGAFQACFAALHRRYLAGVTWEPPAVLEARAAALLPGLLLARVDGKSPVEYVTRDEDRELVRRVARPLLLDPPVRLAAVAAAWNGEFGA; encoded by the coding sequence GTGATTCCGGCTGAGATTGTCGTCGGCCTTAGCAATATGGGGTTGGGCCGGCCGCTGAGTGGCGAGCCGCTCACCGGCGGCGTGTCTTCCGATATCTGGCGGATCGAACTCGAGAGCGGCCCGGTTTGCGTAAAGCGCGCCTTGCCGAAGCTGCGCGTTGCCGCCGATTGGCAGGCGCCGGTGGAGCGCAACCGCTACGAGGCACGCTGGATGCAGGTGGCGGCCAGTGCGGCGCCGGCCGCAGTGCCGGCTTTGCTGGGGCAGGATGAGGCTACCGGCTGCCTTGCCATGGCCTACCTGCCGGCGGAGCAGCATCCGCTCTGGAAGGCGCAGCTGCGCGATGGCCTGGCCGATGCGGATTTCGCCGCCGCGGTGGCCGGCAAACTTGTGGCGATCCATGCCGCCACTGCCAACAGCGCGGCAATAGCTGCTGATTTCCCCACCGACCGGATCTTTTTCGATATCCGCCTCGATCCCTATCTCGGTGCCACCGGGCGGGCGCATGGCGATCTCGCGGCCTGCTTCCAGGCGCTGATCGCCACCACCCAGGGCAATAAACGCGCCCTGGTGCATGGCGATGTCAGCCCGAAGAATATCCTGGCCGGCCCGGTGGGGCCGGTTTTTCTGGATGCCGAATGTGCCTGGTATGGCGATCCAGCTTTCGATCTGGCCTTCTGCCTCAATCATCTGCTGCTGAAAAGCCTCTGGAACCGTGCTGCCCATGGCGCTTTTCAGGCCTGTTTCGCGGCACTCCACCGGCGTTATCTCGCCGGTGTGACCTGGGAGCCGCCGGCGGTGCTGGAGGCGCGCGCCGCCGCCTTGCTGCCCGGGCTGCTGCTGGCACGGGTGGACGGCAAGTCGCCGGTGGAATATGTCACCCGTGACGAGGACAGGGAGCTGGTGCGCCGGGTGGCGCGGCCGCTGCTTCTCGACCCGCCGGTGCGGCTGGCAGCCGTGGCGGCGGCCTGGAACGGGGAATTCGGCGCATGA
- a CDS encoding MBL fold metallo-hydrolase: MAKGFASTNDLEEKVVSFTQLGEGLYAFTAQGDPNTGVIVGDDSVMVIDAQATPTMAASVIEYIRGVTDKPIKYVVLSHYHAVRVLGASAYGAEQVIASDATRGLIVERGQEDWDSEYGRFPRLFRSAESIPGLTWPTMTFPRKMSIYLGRRRVDLMHLGRGHTAGDIVAWVPDAGVMFSGDLVEYHSACYCGDAHFADWPKTLDAIAEFNPAALVPGRGDALVHRDQVGDGLKLTRDFLTTLYGSVAESAAKGLPLKDAFDRANAAMAPRFGNFAIFDHCMPFNVARAYDEASGLAHPRIWTAERDQDMWARLQG, translated from the coding sequence ATGGCCAAGGGATTCGCGTCGACCAACGACCTGGAGGAAAAGGTCGTTTCCTTCACCCAGCTTGGCGAAGGACTCTACGCCTTCACCGCCCAGGGCGACCCCAATACCGGCGTCATCGTCGGCGATGATAGCGTGATGGTGATCGATGCCCAGGCAACGCCGACAATGGCCGCCAGCGTGATCGAGTATATCCGTGGCGTTACCGATAAGCCGATCAAGTATGTGGTGCTGTCGCATTACCATGCTGTGCGCGTGCTGGGTGCGTCTGCCTATGGCGCCGAGCAGGTGATCGCTTCGGATGCCACGCGCGGCCTGATTGTCGAGCGCGGCCAGGAGGATTGGGATTCCGAATATGGCCGCTTCCCACGCCTGTTCCGATCCGCCGAGAGCATTCCCGGCCTGACCTGGCCGACCATGACCTTTCCGCGCAAGATGAGCATCTATCTCGGTCGCCGCCGTGTTGACCTGATGCATCTCGGGCGCGGCCATACAGCAGGCGATATCGTTGCCTGGGTACCCGATGCCGGCGTGATGTTTTCCGGCGATCTGGTCGAGTACCATTCCGCCTGCTATTGCGGCGACGCGCATTTCGCCGACTGGCCGAAAACCCTTGATGCAATTGCCGAATTCAATCCGGCGGCCTTGGTGCCGGGGCGCGGCGATGCGCTGGTGCATCGCGATCAGGTTGGCGACGGCCTGAAACTGACCCGCGATTTCCTCACCACGCTTTATGGCTCGGTAGCAGAAAGCGCCGCCAAGGGCTTGCCGCTCAAGGATGCCTTCGACCGCGCCAATGCCGCCATGGCGCCGCGTTTCGGCAATTTCGCCATCTTCGATCATTGCATGCCGTTTAATGTCGCCCGGGCCTATGACGAGGCCAGTGGCTTGGCGCATCCGCGCATCTGGACTGCCGAACGCGACCAGGATATGTGGGCGAGGCTGCAGGGGTGA
- a CDS encoding hybrid sensor histidine kinase/response regulator, whose protein sequence is MSQSAPDTQAIGLVLAQLDTHGIAACYIDAAERLQLWNQAYLRFFPEHIGIVHAGWPYMDNLRHYFTTNHSHATSPQQLEDMIATSVMRHRTQSGPLDFQKLDGRWLRSQVNRFDDGGMVKTWADVTAEVLHSESSVIEALSTLQQALLCYDQEGRFRFANNRASSFFPALISRFRPDSGFADHLRHLSAETEASEDRDILRQLAARSWPADPGPYQPLLINMRGGRVVQLEMTPTRDGGLTAVWTDMTEAHRLLAERSRAEAEATAKSEFLAVMSHEIRTPLNGVLGAIGLLDRVTLAPRDRDLLDTARGSAEHLLHLLNDILDFSKLEAGRVELEEVDFDLRRLVEGLAASLRSRVAEKGLQLDWKVAPELPAILRGDPGRLRQVLLNLLGNAIKFTERGWVRLEAGLDPASGKLQFSVADSGIGIAPEVRPLLFRHFTQGDRSITRRYGGTGLGLAICGQLAALMQGEITVESELGQGSVFRFSLPIHAGAAAPAQPSTQPLVEMARRGAALRILVAEDNPTNQLILSTMLHELGHQVAIADNGLEACARLRQDRFDIVLMDMQMPEMDGMAASRTIRAMAEPYASVPIIAITANALAGDRERCLAAGMDGYITKPIDLPLLIQAMDQALHRRPAAVARAAAPSLGADLTPAAAKALGALADKLKLTGAAR, encoded by the coding sequence ATGTCGCAATCCGCGCCCGACACGCAGGCCATCGGCCTCGTCCTTGCCCAGCTCGATACCCACGGCATCGCTGCCTGCTACATCGACGCTGCCGAGCGGTTGCAGCTTTGGAATCAAGCGTATCTGCGGTTTTTCCCCGAGCATATCGGCATTGTCCATGCCGGCTGGCCCTACATGGACAATCTGCGCCACTATTTCACCACCAATCACAGCCATGCCACCAGCCCGCAGCAGTTGGAGGACATGATCGCTACTTCCGTGATGCGCCACCGCACCCAGAGCGGGCCGCTGGATTTCCAGAAACTCGATGGCCGCTGGTTGCGCTCCCAGGTCAACCGCTTCGACGATGGCGGCATGGTGAAGACCTGGGCCGATGTCACCGCCGAGGTGCTGCATTCCGAAAGTTCGGTGATCGAGGCGTTGTCCACCCTGCAGCAGGCCTTGCTCTGCTACGACCAGGAGGGCCGCTTCCGTTTTGCCAATAACCGCGCCAGCAGTTTCTTTCCCGCCCTGATCAGCCGGTTCCGTCCCGATTCCGGCTTTGCCGATCATCTGCGGCATCTCTCGGCTGAGACCGAGGCGAGCGAGGACCGCGACATCCTGCGCCAGCTTGCCGCGCGTTCCTGGCCGGCCGATCCCGGCCCGTATCAGCCGCTGCTGATCAACATGCGCGGCGGCCGGGTGGTGCAGTTGGAGATGACGCCGACCCGCGATGGCGGGCTCACAGCGGTCTGGACCGACATGACCGAGGCGCATCGGCTGCTGGCCGAACGCAGCCGGGCCGAGGCCGAGGCCACTGCCAAGTCTGAATTCCTGGCCGTGATGAGCCATGAAATCCGCACGCCGCTGAATGGCGTGCTGGGTGCCATCGGCCTGCTCGACCGCGTTACCCTGGCGCCGCGCGACCGCGATCTGCTGGATACCGCGCGTGGTTCGGCCGAGCATTTGCTGCATCTGCTGAACGATATCCTGGATTTTTCCAAGCTCGAGGCCGGCCGCGTCGAGTTGGAGGAAGTCGATTTCGATCTCCGTCGCCTTGTCGAAGGCCTGGCGGCATCGCTGCGGAGCCGCGTCGCCGAGAAGGGCCTGCAACTCGACTGGAAGGTGGCGCCGGAATTGCCGGCGATATTGCGGGGTGACCCTGGCCGGCTGCGCCAGGTGCTGCTGAACCTGCTGGGCAATGCCATCAAGTTCACGGAGCGCGGCTGGGTGCGGCTGGAAGCCGGGCTGGACCCCGCCAGCGGCAAGCTGCAATTCAGCGTCGCCGATTCTGGCATCGGCATCGCGCCGGAAGTCCGCCCGCTGCTGTTCCGGCATTTCACCCAAGGCGACCGTTCGATCACCCGGCGCTATGGCGGTACTGGCTTGGGCCTTGCCATCTGTGGCCAGCTTGCCGCGCTGATGCAAGGCGAGATCACGGTGGAGAGCGAATTGGGCCAGGGCAGTGTGTTCCGCTTCAGCCTGCCGATCCATGCCGGTGCCGCTGCGCCGGCGCAGCCTTCGACACAGCCGCTGGTGGAGATGGCGCGGCGCGGCGCTGCCCTGCGCATCCTGGTGGCGGAGGACAACCCGACCAACCAACTGATCCTCTCAACCATGCTGCATGAACTTGGTCATCAGGTCGCGATTGCCGACAATGGCCTGGAAGCCTGCGCACGGCTGCGCCAGGATCGTTTCGATATCGTGCTGATGGACATGCAGATGCCTGAAATGGACGGCATGGCGGCCAGCCGCACCATACGTGCCATGGCGGAACCCTATGCCTCGGTGCCGATCATCGCCATCACCGCCAATGCGCTGGCGGGCGACCGCGAACGCTGCCTTGCCGCCGGCATGGATGGCTACATCACCAAGCCGATTGACCTGCCGCTGCTGATTCAGGCCATGGATCAGGCCCTGCACCGTCGACCGGCGGCGGTGGCCCGGGCTGCGGCACCGAGCCTGGGGGCCGACCTCACGCCGGCCGCCGCCAAGGCGCTTGGCGCCCTGGCCGACAAGCTGAAGCTCACCGGCGCCGCCCGCTGA